A genomic window from Gemmatimonadaceae bacterium includes:
- a CDS encoding Na+/H+ antiporter subunit E: MTLGQRLYANALYAAALLAVWYILSGKADLVHLGTGALAVIAIAATIVPVEDGTRIRWLRVMLFLPWLLKEVIASNLHVARVVLTWRSRVSPRLLQLDPPLRSPRARAVLGIAATLTPGSLTVDVDEQTMQVHALDDVSAQDATDGEMMRRVAELFEESAP; the protein is encoded by the coding sequence ATGACCCTCGGACAGCGGCTATACGCCAACGCGCTGTACGCCGCGGCCCTCCTGGCCGTCTGGTACATCCTTTCCGGTAAGGCTGACCTCGTGCACTTGGGCACCGGGGCCCTGGCCGTCATCGCCATCGCCGCGACCATCGTGCCGGTAGAGGACGGTACGCGCATCCGCTGGTTGCGCGTGATGCTGTTCCTGCCCTGGCTACTCAAGGAAGTCATCGCCTCCAACCTGCACGTGGCGCGCGTCGTGCTCACCTGGCGCTCGCGCGTCAGCCCGCGCCTGCTGCAGCTCGATCCCCCGCTGCGCTCGCCGCGGGCCCGCGCCGTGCTCGGGATCGCCGCCACGCTCACACCCGGCAGTCTCACGGTGGACGTGGACGAGCAGACGATGCAGGTGCACGCCCTCGACGACGTCTCCGCCCAGGATGCCACGGACGGCGAGATGATGCGGCGCGTCGCCGAGCTCTTCGAGGAGTCGGCCCCGTGA
- a CDS encoding c-type cytochrome, which produces MNRIFRVVRLAAAIFAVAILLGVTGLYTWSNAQLNATVPPATHAFVAPTDSASVARGEHVMKALAKCADCHGEDYGGLTLLDNFPIGRISGPNITAGRGGLLAKMSDADLERAIRHGVAADGRRLVIMPSHEYQLLSDEDVGTLIAYLRTVAPVDRETPPMRIGPVARALYAAGKMPLFPADAVTHTTDVVASVPADSTVEYGRYLAAGGCSGCHGANYSGGPISGAPPGWPQASNLTPTGLAAYDYPAFVKALTDGTRPDGSAINPVMPVQATKLMTPVEMTAIWKYLQTVAPAETGAK; this is translated from the coding sequence GTGAATCGGATTTTCCGGGTCGTACGCCTCGCGGCGGCGATCTTCGCGGTGGCGATCCTGCTTGGCGTCACCGGTCTGTACACGTGGTCCAACGCGCAGCTGAACGCGACTGTTCCGCCTGCCACACACGCGTTCGTCGCACCCACCGACTCCGCGTCTGTTGCCCGCGGCGAGCACGTGATGAAGGCGCTGGCCAAGTGCGCCGATTGCCACGGCGAGGACTACGGCGGCCTCACGCTGCTCGACAACTTCCCCATCGGCCGCATCTCGGGTCCCAACATCACCGCCGGACGCGGCGGACTGCTCGCCAAGATGAGCGATGCCGACCTCGAACGCGCCATCCGACACGGCGTCGCGGCTGACGGCCGCCGCCTCGTCATTATGCCCTCGCACGAGTACCAACTGCTCTCGGACGAGGACGTCGGCACGCTCATCGCCTACCTGCGCACCGTCGCCCCGGTGGACCGCGAGACGCCCCCGATGCGCATCGGTCCGGTGGCGCGCGCCCTCTACGCCGCCGGGAAGATGCCGCTGTTCCCCGCCGACGCGGTCACGCACACCACGGATGTGGTGGCGTCGGTGCCCGCTGACTCGACCGTCGAGTACGGTCGCTACTTGGCCGCAGGCGGCTGCTCTGGCTGCCACGGCGCGAACTACAGCGGCGGCCCGATCTCCGGTGCGCCGCCGGGCTGGCCGCAGGCATCCAACCTCACGCCGACCGGACTGGCCGCCTACGACTATCCAGCCTTCGTCAAGGCGCTCACGGACGGTACGCGCCCGGACGGTTCGGCCATCAATCCCGTGATGCCGGTGCAGGCCACCAAGCTGATGACGCCGGTGGAAATGACGGCGATCTGGAAGTACCTGCAGACGGTGGCGCCGGCGGAGACGGGCGCGAAGTAG
- a CDS encoding cation:proton antiporter subunit C, translated as MMDYLVGRGPLLLFVVLACLGVYLMMSERNLFKAVVGLYLFQTGVIVLFIAMGFRSDGTIPFAAEGRVMHNALPHAMMLTAIVVGIATIGVAIAILRRIQAEFGSIEEGGAGDEGA; from the coding sequence GTGATGGACTACCTCGTCGGCCGGGGGCCCCTGTTGCTCTTCGTGGTGCTCGCCTGCCTGGGCGTGTACCTGATGATGAGCGAGCGCAACCTCTTCAAGGCCGTTGTCGGGCTGTACCTCTTCCAGACCGGCGTCATCGTGCTGTTCATCGCGATGGGCTTCCGCAGCGACGGCACGATCCCCTTCGCCGCCGAAGGCCGCGTGATGCACAACGCCTTGCCCCACGCAATGATGCTCACGGCCATCGTCGTCGGCATCGCGACCATCGGCGTCGCCATCGCGATCCTCCGGCGCATCCAAGCGGAGTTCGGCAGCATCGAGGAAGGCGGGGCGGGGGACGAGGGCGCGTGA
- the mnhG gene encoding monovalent cation/H(+) antiporter subunit G: MSVLDILATASIAIGLFFLLVGAMGILRLPDLFSRLHVTGVLDTLAVPMILVGVALHLGLRLVSVKLVLATIFLAVTSPLVGHLLARAALEAGEKPARQD; the protein is encoded by the coding sequence GTGAGCGTACTCGACATCCTCGCCACGGCCTCCATCGCCATCGGGCTGTTCTTCCTGCTCGTGGGCGCGATGGGCATCCTCCGCCTGCCGGACCTCTTCTCGCGCCTGCACGTGACCGGTGTGCTCGACACGCTGGCGGTCCCGATGATCTTGGTCGGCGTGGCGCTGCACCTGGGGCTGCGACTGGTCTCGGTGAAGCTCGTGCTGGCGACGATCTTCCTCGCGGTCACGAGTCCGCTCGTGGGCCACCTGCTCGCGCGCGCGGCGCTTGAGGCGGGCGAGAAGCCGGCCCGCCAGGACTGA
- a CDS encoding sodium-dependent transporter produces the protein MSEQKEEWGTKFGAILAVAGCAVGLGNFLRFPGQAAANGGGAFLIPYFFALVLLGIPIAWAEWTMGRYGGKKGLHGAPMILGAVGRGRLARYLGVLGVLVPLGVSTYYVFIETWTFAYFLKYVTGGIGIDATASIAEQTAQSGSFYSLVTGADGDGNLFTGDSRFTVISWAVVFAINMTFVFRGLAKGIERFITYAMPVMAVCALVVLIRVLTLGTPDPERPDQNVLNGLGYMWNPDFTALTNFRTWLAAAGQIFFSLGVGFGVIINFASYLKRKDDIALSGLTANATNELFEVGFGGMITLTAAFVFLGLSGTAGAVATGSFGLGFNTLPVVFAQMGGFQNVIGAVWFLMLFLAAVTSSLTMYAPAVAHLKEATAWSHKKSTTVIAVIGTMGALLTLWFTAGGAFWSTVDFWVGTYLIFVLAMVQIIYFGWVFGIDRGWAELHQGAAIQVPSIFKLVMKYVAPAYLIIVFVGFSVQSLAAELRNSWASTGSRMGLLTIAALLLYLVVVTWWGEKRLRAAGVDIDDTTPAD, from the coding sequence ATGTCTGAACAGAAGGAAGAGTGGGGCACCAAGTTCGGCGCCATCCTCGCCGTCGCCGGATGTGCCGTCGGACTGGGCAACTTCCTCCGCTTTCCCGGCCAGGCGGCCGCGAACGGCGGCGGCGCCTTCCTGATCCCGTACTTCTTCGCGCTCGTGTTGCTCGGCATTCCGATCGCCTGGGCCGAGTGGACGATGGGGCGCTACGGCGGCAAGAAGGGGCTGCACGGCGCACCGATGATTCTCGGTGCCGTCGGGCGCGGCCGGCTCGCGCGGTACCTCGGCGTGCTGGGCGTGCTCGTCCCGCTGGGTGTCTCGACGTACTACGTGTTCATCGAGACCTGGACCTTCGCCTACTTCCTCAAGTACGTGACCGGCGGCATCGGCATCGACGCCACGGCCAGCATCGCGGAGCAGACGGCACAGTCGGGCAGCTTCTATTCGCTGGTCACCGGTGCCGACGGCGACGGCAATCTCTTCACTGGCGATTCGCGCTTCACCGTGATCAGCTGGGCGGTGGTGTTCGCGATCAATATGACGTTCGTATTCCGCGGGCTCGCCAAGGGCATCGAGCGCTTCATCACCTACGCGATGCCGGTGATGGCCGTGTGCGCCCTTGTCGTGCTCATCCGCGTGCTGACGCTCGGTACGCCGGACCCGGAGCGGCCGGACCAGAACGTGCTCAACGGGCTCGGCTATATGTGGAACCCGGACTTCACGGCGCTCACCAACTTCCGCACCTGGCTGGCGGCGGCGGGGCAGATCTTCTTCTCGCTCGGCGTGGGTTTCGGCGTGATCATCAACTTCGCGTCGTACCTCAAGCGCAAGGACGACATCGCGCTCTCGGGACTGACCGCCAATGCCACCAACGAGCTGTTCGAAGTGGGCTTCGGCGGAATGATCACGCTCACGGCCGCCTTCGTGTTCCTCGGGCTCAGCGGCACGGCCGGTGCCGTGGCGACCGGGTCGTTCGGCCTCGGGTTCAATACCTTGCCGGTGGTCTTCGCGCAAATGGGCGGTTTCCAGAACGTAATTGGTGCCGTGTGGTTCCTGATGCTCTTCCTCGCCGCCGTCACCAGCTCGCTGACGATGTACGCGCCGGCGGTGGCGCATCTGAAGGAAGCCACGGCCTGGTCGCACAAGAAGTCCACCACCGTCATCGCGGTGATCGGCACGATGGGTGCGCTGCTCACGCTGTGGTTCACGGCCGGCGGCGCCTTCTGGAGCACGGTGGACTTCTGGGTCGGGACCTACCTGATCTTCGTGCTGGCAATGGTGCAGATCATCTACTTCGGCTGGGTCTTCGGCATCGACCGCGGCTGGGCCGAGCTGCACCAAGGCGCGGCCATCCAGGTGCCATCCATCTTCAAGCTCGTGATGAAGTACGTCGCGCCGGCGTACCTCATCATCGTCTTCGTCGGCTTCTCGGTGCAGAGCCTGGCCGCCGAGCTGCGCAACTCCTGGGCGAGCACGGGCTCGCGGATGGGGCTGCTGACCATCGCGGCGCTGCTGCTCTACTTGGTCGTCGTGACCTGGTGGGGCGAGAAGCGCCTCCGCGCCGCCGGCGTGGACATCGACGACACTACTCCTGCTGACTGA
- a CDS encoding DUF4040 domain-containing protein — MLIYVAEVLSLLVAVVAIALLGVRHLLTSVVLLSVLSAALALTFAILGAVSVAFLEAVVGTSISTIFFMGLMRWVDPSQLTRKSLGDRLRAAVPALGLGAVLMYGINALPRFGNPAAPATQHVSPYYAANSVADMASPNVVGAILADYRGFDTMIEAAVVVTAVLACLLVLRQRV, encoded by the coding sequence GTGCTCATCTACGTCGCCGAAGTCCTCAGCCTGCTCGTCGCCGTGGTGGCCATCGCGCTCCTCGGCGTACGGCATCTGCTCACATCGGTGGTCCTGCTCTCGGTACTCAGCGCCGCGCTCGCGCTCACCTTCGCCATCCTCGGCGCCGTCAGCGTGGCCTTCTTGGAAGCCGTGGTCGGCACGAGCATCTCCACGATCTTCTTTATGGGCCTGATGCGCTGGGTGGATCCCTCGCAGCTCACGCGCAAGAGTCTTGGCGACCGCCTGCGCGCCGCGGTGCCGGCGCTCGGCCTGGGCGCGGTGCTGATGTACGGCATCAACGCCCTCCCGCGCTTCGGCAATCCGGCGGCGCCGGCGACGCAGCACGTCAGCCCCTACTACGCCGCCAATAGCGTCGCCGATATGGCCTCGCCGAACGTCGTCGGCGCGATCCTCGCGGACTACCGCGGCTTCGATACGATGATCGAGGCGGCGGTCGTCGTCACGGCCGTGCTCGCCTGCCTCCTCGTGCTCCGGCAGCGCGTATGA
- a CDS encoding S9 family peptidase — protein MRPRSLRRLACAAALALVLPTLLLAQGERKVLTQDSYDLWRTILQPTLSPDGRWAVYTLTPTVGDGQLIARATSGSTEYRVSRGSTGRPLQSVTGQGFTAQAAQITGDSRFVVFLQYPTQGALDSARARRARPADQPRSALAILSLTDGNVATVEKVRGFQLARDGGRVVVYQLEADTAAAGAGAGGNARGARPDSAARPARRKDSGSPLVIRDLASGAETRIEGVTNYVLHDSERWIAYSRTGADSLGVDGVYVRDLGTGAETALMRATGNYRSLAFDEAGTQLAFISDADTWGAETARYALYHAALSGPRNRPGPQAATRIATAADVATGMEIAERSRVQFVKGGGVLGFGISRELPDSIPADSLADKAVVDLWHWQDTRTQPMQRQQAGQDRNRQYTAVWHVASRQLRVLGSPDLPNVSLSDDGRTAIAVTNVPYQLDAISGEGGNDVHLINTVTGASRQLAIKIRGGAQLSPGAKYVTWWENGAWRVHDVAANRTRELTAGISGVSFAQETHDTPSEPGSWGLGGWTRNDAVVLVNDRFDIWEVDPTGRSAPRNLTDGVGRRDSIVFRIVNLDPDAGAIDPAQPLLLRAFDRRTKDAGVYRERLGVAAQPERLLMAPKTWPVLQRARRAEQYLVARADFREYPDLWTGARFDALTRISDAMPEQREYRWGNARLHRWLNSDGVPMEGILYTPEGFDPSKQYAMVVYFYEQLSDNLHQYHRPAGRNIVNPSVYTSLGYVVFFPNIHYTPGYPGPSSLKSIVPGVQSLIQAGFVDPKRVGIGGQSWGGYQTAYIVTQTNLFAAAVPNATVSNMTSAYGGIRWESGVERAIVNYERGQSRIGGSLWEYPERYIENSPLFFLDRVTTPMLFMANDNDGAVPWYQGIELFVGLRRLGKEAYMLNYNGDAHNPRKYANQKDIDRRMQEFFAHHLLGQPAPDWMVRGIPFLERGRDQLNR, from the coding sequence ATGCGCCCTCGCTCCCTGCGCCGCCTTGCCTGCGCCGCCGCACTGGCCCTCGTCCTCCCGACGCTCCTGCTCGCCCAAGGCGAGCGCAAGGTGCTCACGCAGGACAGCTACGATCTCTGGCGCACCATCCTGCAGCCGACGCTGTCGCCGGACGGTCGTTGGGCGGTCTACACGCTCACGCCGACGGTCGGAGACGGCCAGCTCATCGCTCGCGCGACCTCCGGGAGCACGGAGTACCGCGTCTCTCGCGGCAGCACCGGGCGCCCGCTACAGTCGGTGACCGGCCAAGGGTTCACTGCGCAGGCTGCCCAGATCACGGGAGACTCGCGCTTCGTGGTCTTCCTGCAATACCCGACGCAGGGCGCGCTCGACTCGGCTCGCGCACGCCGCGCACGCCCCGCCGACCAGCCGCGGTCGGCGCTGGCCATCCTCTCGCTCACCGACGGCAACGTCGCGACCGTCGAGAAGGTCCGCGGCTTCCAACTCGCGCGTGATGGCGGCCGTGTCGTCGTCTACCAGCTTGAGGCAGACACCGCCGCCGCTGGCGCGGGTGCCGGTGGCAACGCCCGCGGCGCGCGTCCGGACTCCGCGGCCCGTCCTGCGCGCCGCAAGGACAGCGGCAGCCCGCTCGTCATCCGCGACCTCGCCAGCGGCGCCGAGACACGCATCGAGGGCGTGACGAATTACGTGTTGCACGACAGCGAGCGCTGGATCGCCTACAGCCGCACCGGTGCCGACTCGCTGGGCGTGGACGGTGTCTACGTGCGTGACCTCGGCACGGGCGCCGAGACCGCGCTGATGCGGGCCACCGGCAACTACAGGTCGCTGGCCTTCGACGAGGCGGGCACGCAGCTCGCTTTCATCAGCGATGCTGACACGTGGGGTGCCGAGACGGCGCGCTACGCGCTGTACCACGCCGCGCTCAGCGGGCCGCGCAACCGGCCGGGGCCACAGGCCGCCACGCGCATCGCCACTGCCGCCGACGTCGCGACGGGGATGGAGATCGCCGAGCGTTCGCGCGTGCAGTTCGTGAAGGGCGGCGGCGTGCTCGGCTTCGGCATCTCGCGTGAGCTGCCCGACTCGATTCCCGCCGACTCGCTGGCCGACAAGGCGGTCGTTGACCTCTGGCACTGGCAGGATACGCGCACGCAGCCGATGCAGCGCCAGCAGGCGGGGCAGGACCGCAACCGGCAGTACACCGCCGTCTGGCACGTCGCGTCGCGGCAGCTGCGCGTCCTCGGCTCGCCTGACCTCCCCAACGTCTCGCTCTCGGACGACGGTCGCACGGCCATTGCCGTGACGAACGTGCCCTACCAACTGGATGCCATTAGCGGGGAGGGCGGCAACGACGTTCACCTCATCAACACCGTCACCGGCGCATCGCGCCAGCTGGCCATCAAGATCCGCGGCGGTGCGCAGCTCTCGCCGGGCGCCAAGTACGTGACGTGGTGGGAGAACGGGGCCTGGCGCGTGCACGACGTCGCGGCCAACCGCACGCGTGAGCTGACCGCGGGCATCAGCGGCGTCTCGTTCGCGCAGGAGACGCACGACACGCCGAGCGAGCCGGGCTCCTGGGGCCTCGGCGGTTGGACGCGCAATGACGCCGTCGTGCTCGTCAACGACCGCTTCGACATCTGGGAGGTGGATCCGACCGGCCGGAGCGCGCCGCGCAACCTCACGGATGGCGTCGGGCGCCGCGACAGCATCGTGTTCCGCATCGTGAACCTCGATCCGGACGCGGGCGCCATCGACCCCGCGCAGCCGCTGCTGCTGCGCGCCTTCGACCGCCGCACGAAGGATGCCGGCGTGTACCGCGAGCGCCTCGGCGTGGCCGCCCAGCCCGAGCGGCTGCTGATGGCGCCCAAGACCTGGCCGGTGCTGCAGCGCGCGCGTCGTGCCGAGCAGTACCTCGTGGCCCGCGCCGACTTCCGCGAGTATCCCGACCTGTGGACGGGCGCGCGCTTCGACGCCCTTACGCGCATTTCGGATGCGATGCCCGAGCAGCGAGAGTACCGCTGGGGCAATGCGCGACTGCATCGCTGGCTCAACAGCGACGGCGTGCCGATGGAAGGCATCCTCTACACGCCTGAAGGCTTCGACCCATCCAAGCAGTACGCGATGGTCGTGTACTTCTACGAGCAACTCTCCGACAACCTGCACCAGTACCATCGGCCGGCCGGGCGCAACATCGTGAACCCGTCGGTCTACACCTCGCTCGGCTATGTGGTGTTCTTCCCGAACATCCACTATACACCGGGTTATCCCGGGCCCAGCAGCCTCAAGAGCATCGTGCCTGGCGTGCAGTCGCTGATCCAGGCGGGCTTCGTGGATCCCAAGCGCGTCGGCATCGGCGGCCAGTCGTGGGGCGGCTACCAGACGGCGTACATCGTGACGCAGACCAACCTGTTCGCGGCGGCCGTGCCGAACGCGACCGTCTCGAATATGACCTCGGCCTACGGCGGTATCCGCTGGGAGAGCGGCGTCGAGCGGGCGATCGTGAACTACGAGCGCGGGCAGAGCCGCATCGGCGGTTCGCTCTGGGAGTACCCCGAGCGCTACATCGAGAACTCTCCGTTGTTCTTCCTCGACCGCGTGACGACGCCGATGCTCTTCATGGCCAACGACAACGACGGGGCGGTCCCGTGGTACCAGGGCATCGAGCTGTTCGTCGGATTGCGCCGCCTGGGCAAGGAGGCGTATATGCTCAACTACAACGGCGACGCGCACAACCCGCGGAAGTATGCGAACCAGAAGGACATTGACCGGCGGATGCAGGAGTTCTTCGCGCACCACCTGCTCGGGCAGCCTGCGCCGGACTGGATGGTGCGGGGGATTCCGTTCTTGGAGCGGGGGAGAGATCAGCTCAATAGGTGA
- a CDS encoding DUF502 domain-containing protein, whose product MKRLGSYFLRGLVLTIPLAVTAAVVWVTLTTIDGWLGIPIPGLGLLITLAAITLVGFLGSNLLWNSLVESLEAMLDRLPFVRILYNATKDLLDAFVGEKRRFDSPVLVALSADGAVRTFGFITQKSLADLGLADDVAVYFPQSYNFAGQLVVVPAARVTPIGAPSSDVLAFIVSGGVTGVPAPKA is encoded by the coding sequence ATGAAACGACTCGGCTCGTACTTCCTCCGCGGCCTCGTCCTCACGATCCCGCTCGCCGTGACCGCCGCGGTGGTGTGGGTGACGCTCACGACGATCGACGGCTGGCTCGGCATCCCGATTCCCGGACTGGGCCTGCTGATCACGTTGGCCGCCATCACCCTCGTCGGCTTCCTCGGCTCCAACCTGCTGTGGAACTCGCTCGTGGAGTCGCTGGAGGCGATGCTGGACCGCCTGCCCTTCGTGCGGATCCTCTACAACGCGACCAAGGACCTGCTCGACGCGTTCGTGGGCGAGAAGCGGCGCTTCGACTCGCCGGTGCTGGTGGCGCTGAGCGCGGACGGTGCGGTGCGCACCTTCGGCTTCATCACGCAGAAATCGCTGGCGGATCTCGGGCTCGCCGACGACGTCGCGGTGTACTTCCCGCAGTCGTACAACTTCGCGGGGCAGTTGGTGGTGGTGCCGGCGGCGCGGGTGACGCCAATCGGCGCGCCGAGCTCGGACGTGCTGGCGTTCATCGTGTCCGGCGGTGTGACCGGCGTGCCCGCGCCCAAGGCGTAG